From Odontesthes bonariensis isolate fOdoBon6 chromosome 21, fOdoBon6.hap1, whole genome shotgun sequence, a single genomic window includes:
- the tmem11 gene encoding transmembrane protein 11, mitochondrial, with product MASLGRRRGVPVSRERGVMAASDCYIVHEIYNGENAQDQFEYELEQALEAQYKYIVIEPTRIGDETARWITVGNCLHKTAVLSGAACLLTPLSLPTEYSRYVALPAGALSVACAALYGISWQFDPCCKYQVEYDSQKLSRLPLHTLTSSTPVVLVRRDDVHRKRLHNTIALAALAYCAKKIYELYAV from the coding sequence GGGAGTGATGGCGGCGTCAGACTGCTACATTGTGCACGAAATCTACAACGGGGAGAATGCGCAGGACCAGTTTGAGTATGAGCTGGAGCAGGCTCTGGAGGCCCAGTATAAATACATTGTTATTGAGCCCACGCGGATCGGAGATGAGACGGCCCGTTGGATTACGGTCGGGAACTGCCTGCACAAGACGGCCGTGTTGTCAGGTGCTGCATGCCTCCTGACGCCACTTTCGCTGCCCACCGAATACTCGCGTTATGTTGCGTTGCCTGCTGGCGCCCTCAGTGTGGCCTGTGCTGCCCTCTACGGGATTTCGTGGCAGTTTGATCCCTGCTGCAAGTACCAGGTGGAATATGACAGCCAAAAACTCTCGCGGCTGCCCCTGCATACACTAACCTCCTCAACACCCGTGGTGTTGGTACGCAGGGATGACGTCCACAGAAAGAGACTCCATAATACGATAGCACTGGCCGCCCTGGCGTATTGCGCCAAGAAGATCTATGAACTCTATGCCGTATGA
- the dhrs7b gene encoding dehydrogenase/reductase SDR family member 7B: MERVMGGGLLPLVLTSVGVLLLYRVLVRLRRGVSVQGAVVVITGASSGLGKECARVFHAAGARLVLCGRDEGRLQQVVKELTASSADTQRQTFTPSTVVFDLANADTVGRAAEEILKCYGQVDVLINNAGISYRGNILDTHISVQRDVMETNYFGPVALTQALLPSLVQKRSGHIVVISSVQGKIAIPYRSAYAASKHATQAYFDCLRAEMEHYGIPVTVISPGYIRTNLSVNAVTGDGSKYGVLDKTTATGWEPRDVAHAVLKAVRQRSKDVVLAGPVPTVAVYLRTLWPALFFKLMSSRARKEQKPKDE; this comes from the exons ATGGAGAGGGTCATGGGAGGAGGACTGCTTCCACTGGTTTTAACAAGTGTGGGAGTCTTGCTGCTGTATCGAGTACTTGTCCGCCTTAGACGCGGAGTTTCTGTGCAAGGTGCAGTCGTGGTCATCACAGGGGCCAGCTCTGGACTTGGAAAAG AGTGTGCACGAGTCTTTCACGCCGCAGGTGCTCGGCTTGTGCTGTGTGGAAGAGATGAAGGCCGCCTGCAACAGGTGGTCAAGGAGCTTACAGCAAGTTCAGCCGATACACAGCGGCag actttcacCCCCAGCACTGTCGTCTTCGACCTGGCTAACGCCGACAcagtgggcagagctgcagaggaGATCCTGAAATGTTACGGACAAGTGGATGTCCTCATCAATAACGCTGGAATTAGTTACCGTGGCAACATTCTAGACACCCATATTTCAGTTCAGCGGGATGTTATGGAAACAAATTACTTTGGACCAGTTGCTCTTACTCAAG CCCTCCTGCCCTCCTTGGTCCAGAAGCGCAGCGGCCATATTGTGGTCATCAGCAGCGTCCAGGGAAAGATAGCCATTCCTTACAGATCAGCTT ATGCAGCCTCTAAACACGCCACCCAGGCCTACTTTGACTGCTTACGGGCAGAAATGGAGCACTATGGGATCCCAGTGACAGTGATCAGCCCCGGGTACATACGAACCAATCTGTCAGTCAATGCTGTCACCGGAGACGGCTCCAAGTATGGAG TCTTGGATAAAACCACAGCGACGGGTTGGGAACCCAGGGACGTGGCCCACGCTGTCCTAAAGGCCGTCCGTCAGAGAAGCAAAGATGTTGTTTTGGCTGGACCTGTGCCCACTGTGGCCGTTTACCTCAGAACACTGTGGCCTGCACTTTTCTTCAAACTTATGTCTTCTCGCGCTCGCAAAGAACAGAAACCTAAAGATGAGTGA